A single window of Chloracidobacterium thermophilum B DNA harbors:
- a CDS encoding FHA domain-containing protein, producing the protein MLTYLTGRRAGEQVVVADADFFIGRDPAECRLCFDDQEQGVSRRHAKVTWQNGVLTIADVGSTYGTFVNGQQIQGPMLLGVGAIIQLGKGGPCLRVERFDAAPEAAPLPPVQAAPARPSPSVTGSNLGADFGKADPEKTNGGWSWPQRPDAGPAMTKPYLELLNAGVPRRIVLTEPVVTIGRDQGNTIALDQRQFPTVSRQHAIIERQGDTYFIRDLGSFNGTLVNGYRIAAPAPLQPGALIEIGVGGAQFRFVAPETAPVVSSTGEHTVSLASSRGVRLATPQKATEARNFVTRKHFAQGKTPGQLTVGRAPENDIQLDLLQISKQHAVFGRDAQGWTLEDLKSTNGVYVNGRRITRCRLRATDVIQIGPFLFRLEPEGIAVFDTRSRARIDVFDLTREVPNRHGTGTVRLLDRVRLSIPANEFVGLLGPSGAGKSTLMDALNGMRPAEQGVVLVNGLNLYENIDCFKQSIGYVPQDDIIHRELTVERTLYYVARMRLSSDTSDEEIERILTEVLDVTGLTTRRKVPVGQLSGGQRKRVSIAVELVTQPGIIFLDEPTSGLDPATEEKIMHLFRQIASGGHSVILTTHAMENVRLFDKIVVLMRGRLVWFGPPSEALAYFGITSIKELFDTLGDPNSDEVAIGWQRKYEQSDAYRKYVHEPLAELARKPLASKRPAKSRLTFLRSLDQMLVLSARYARVILADRLNLAILFGQAPIIALLTGLAVGHDWARDFPYFVLALSAIWFGCSNAAREIVKEMSIYRRERMVNLGIVPYVGSKLVVLTLVGLVQVVLLYGVMAAVESVPGSPLLVLPYLMLSHLVGIAMGLLISALVQTSEMATSLVPLVLIPQILFGGLLLPNEGMAKGVSLVMPAMWSYDALKRIGVRQGGLGVLRGVGGEDDPSGEIGRIKQQNQQAIDDFKEQLEAYRKRQQQRLDEYKNDLEGFLRTGGVRPEMPKPEKAPEAPRIEYPPEDKSRFVGFLNDFGSLLLDVGVLMGMFLTLLFLTMLVLRSKDILG; encoded by the coding sequence GTGTTGACATATCTCACCGGTCGCCGTGCTGGTGAGCAGGTTGTTGTGGCAGACGCCGATTTTTTCATCGGGCGCGATCCGGCGGAATGCCGCTTGTGTTTTGATGACCAGGAACAGGGAGTTTCACGGCGGCACGCCAAGGTCACCTGGCAGAATGGCGTCTTGACGATTGCCGATGTCGGAAGCACCTACGGCACATTTGTCAACGGCCAGCAGATTCAAGGTCCGATGCTGCTGGGTGTTGGAGCCATCATCCAGTTGGGGAAAGGCGGCCCCTGTCTGCGCGTCGAACGCTTCGACGCCGCACCAGAAGCTGCACCCCTGCCGCCGGTACAGGCTGCGCCGGCACGCCCGTCCCCGTCAGTGACCGGCTCCAACCTTGGAGCTGATTTCGGGAAAGCCGACCCTGAGAAAACCAATGGTGGGTGGTCCTGGCCCCAACGGCCCGATGCCGGGCCTGCCATGACCAAGCCCTACCTTGAGTTGCTCAACGCCGGGGTGCCACGCCGGATTGTGTTGACAGAACCGGTGGTCACGATTGGGCGCGATCAGGGGAATACCATTGCGCTTGACCAACGACAGTTTCCAACCGTTTCGCGGCAGCATGCCATCATCGAGCGCCAGGGGGATACGTACTTTATCCGCGACCTCGGATCGTTCAACGGGACGCTCGTCAATGGCTACCGGATTGCTGCCCCGGCTCCACTTCAGCCGGGCGCACTCATCGAGATTGGTGTTGGTGGAGCGCAGTTTCGCTTCGTTGCACCGGAAACGGCTCCGGTGGTGTCGTCAACCGGCGAGCACACGGTGTCCCTGGCTTCATCGCGCGGAGTGCGTCTGGCCACGCCGCAAAAGGCGACGGAAGCCAGGAACTTCGTGACGCGCAAACACTTTGCGCAGGGCAAGACACCTGGACAGCTGACGGTGGGGCGGGCGCCGGAAAATGACATCCAGCTTGATCTGCTCCAGATTTCCAAACAGCACGCCGTCTTTGGGCGGGATGCCCAGGGGTGGACGCTGGAAGACCTCAAGAGCACCAATGGCGTCTATGTCAACGGCCGCCGGATTACCCGGTGCCGGCTGCGCGCAACGGATGTCATCCAGATTGGCCCGTTTCTCTTTCGGCTCGAACCCGAAGGCATTGCGGTTTTTGATACACGCAGCCGCGCCCGGATTGACGTCTTTGACCTGACCAGGGAAGTGCCCAACCGCCACGGGACAGGCACGGTGCGGTTGCTCGACCGGGTCCGGCTTTCCATTCCGGCCAACGAGTTCGTGGGTTTGCTGGGGCCTTCGGGAGCCGGCAAATCCACGCTCATGGATGCGCTCAACGGCATGCGTCCGGCCGAGCAGGGCGTTGTGCTGGTCAACGGGTTGAACCTGTACGAAAACATTGACTGCTTCAAGCAATCCATCGGGTACGTCCCACAGGATGACATCATTCACCGCGAACTGACCGTTGAGCGGACGCTGTACTACGTCGCCCGGATGCGCCTTTCATCCGATACGAGTGATGAGGAAATCGAGCGCATCCTGACTGAGGTGCTCGATGTGACGGGGCTGACCACGCGCCGCAAGGTTCCGGTGGGGCAACTCTCCGGCGGCCAGCGCAAGCGCGTCTCCATTGCCGTTGAACTCGTGACGCAGCCCGGCATCATTTTTCTCGATGAGCCGACTTCGGGACTCGACCCGGCCACGGAAGAAAAAATCATGCATCTGTTCCGGCAGATTGCTTCGGGCGGGCACTCCGTCATCCTGACGACGCACGCGATGGAGAACGTCCGGCTGTTTGACAAGATCGTGGTTCTCATGCGTGGGCGGCTGGTGTGGTTTGGCCCGCCGTCCGAAGCTCTGGCCTACTTTGGCATTACTAGCATCAAGGAACTCTTTGACACGCTGGGCGATCCGAACAGCGACGAAGTCGCCATCGGTTGGCAGCGGAAATATGAACAGTCCGATGCCTATCGGAAGTACGTCCATGAGCCGCTGGCGGAACTTGCCCGGAAACCGCTGGCAAGCAAGCGCCCTGCCAAAAGCCGTCTGACTTTTCTGCGCAGCCTGGATCAGATGCTTGTGCTTTCGGCGCGTTATGCGCGCGTCATACTGGCCGACCGGCTCAACCTGGCCATCCTGTTTGGACAGGCACCCATCATTGCTTTGCTGACCGGACTGGCGGTTGGTCACGACTGGGCGCGGGATTTTCCGTATTTCGTGCTGGCACTGTCGGCCATCTGGTTTGGATGCTCGAACGCAGCGCGGGAAATCGTCAAGGAAATGAGCATTTACCGGCGGGAACGGATGGTCAACCTGGGCATCGTTCCCTATGTTGGCTCCAAGCTGGTGGTGCTGACCCTGGTTGGCCTGGTGCAGGTTGTCCTGCTGTACGGGGTGATGGCGGCTGTGGAGTCCGTGCCTGGGTCGCCGTTGCTTGTCCTCCCATACCTGATGCTCTCGCACCTGGTGGGCATTGCCATGGGACTGTTGATCTCAGCCCTGGTACAGACCTCGGAGATGGCGACGAGCCTTGTGCCGCTGGTTCTCATTCCACAGATTTTGTTTGGTGGTTTGCTGCTTCCCAACGAGGGGATGGCCAAGGGAGTGAGTCTGGTGATGCCAGCGATGTGGTCCTATGACGCGCTCAAGCGGATTGGCGTCAGGCAGGGCGGACTGGGGGTGTTGCGTGGGGTAGGCGGGGAAGATGATCCCAGTGGTGAAATCGGGCGCATCAAGCAGCAGAACCAGCAGGCCATTGACGATTTCAAGGAACAGCTTGAAGCCTACCGGAAGCGGCAGCAGCAGCGACTGGATGAATACAAAAACGACCTGGAGGGCTTCCTGCGGACAGGTGGTGTGCGACCGGAGATGCCCAAGCCGGAAAAAGCGCCGGAAGCGCCGCGCATTGAATATCCGCCCGAAGACAAGTCGCGTTTCGTCGGCTTTCTCAATGATTTTGGCAGCTTGCTGCTCGATGTCGGGGTGCTGATGGGGATGTTCCTGACCCTGCTTTTCCTGACGATGCTGGTGCTGCGCAGCAAGGACATTCTCGGATGA